A part of Vulpes lagopus strain Blue_001 chromosome 4, ASM1834538v1, whole genome shotgun sequence genomic DNA contains:
- the SMIM20 gene encoding small integral membrane protein 20, translating into MSPNLRTALIFGGFISLVGAAFYPIYFRPLLLPEEYQKEQAVNRAGIIQEDVQPPGLKVWSDPFGRK; encoded by the exons ATGTCCCCGAACCTGCGCACGGCGCTCATCTTCGGCGGCTTCATCTCCCTGGTGGGCGCCGCCTTCTACCCCATCTACTTCCGGCCCCTGCTGCTGCCGGAGGAGTACC agaaagagcaagctGTAAATCGAGCTGGAATTATTCAGGAAGATGTGCAGCCACCAG GGTTAAAAGTGTGGTCTGATCCATTTGGCAGGAAATGA